A stretch of DNA from Chlorogloeopsis sp. ULAP01:
ATAATTAGACAAATACAAGAAAAACGATAAATTTAATAAATTACAGAATAACTGCGATTAATTATTAAGAATTAGCAAAGTAAGTTGTGATTTTTAATTAATTCAAATTTAATTCTCTAGAATGCCAACTTATCTAGTTGTGTTATATCAAATGCAATGCTATTTAAACTTTAATAATTAAACAAAATATTTGCGATCGCGTTTTTGCTTTTTCAGTTCATATAGTCAGATTGTGTCAGTTTTTAGACAACAAATCAGCAGTAGCACGAAATTTTGCTCAACAGTTGTTAAGCTCACAAGCACAGGCTGCTCAGAGTAAGGCAGATTTTATTGGCAAGTTCATAATTGCACTTTAAGAATCCCATGCAACTCAGTATTGCTCACGATTACTAGTTGCTTCCGAAATAGTACCTCAAAAATGATTAGCTAACTCCAAGCAGAAGCCGAAGAGCCGACACGAATTCTTGGTGCTACTATCATCTCCACCAAAAACTCCAACCAAAGTAGTTGTCCCTATTTTTAATTTTTTATTCTTTAACGGAGAGGGTGGGATTCGAACCCACGGATGCTTTCACATCACTCGATTTCAAGTCGAGCGCATTCGACCACTCTGCCACCTCTCCAATAAATCGGTCAGCTAACAAAGGCTGACCAGTAAGAAATTATAACTCATTACTCATGCAGATTGCACTACTGAACGCGATCGCTCATACAAAATTTCTTCAGAGGCAATCTTGAAGTCATTACCAACCCAAACACAGGATGCTTGAGTAGCTACACCATCTTCCAATAGAACAATCGAAAAATTCCGCAGCTTTTCACCCCCATCTTCTACAATTCTGGGTACACTCGCCGCATTTAAGTAAATAATCCCTTCTGGACTTCTAAACACCCGCTTGCGCAGCATTTTCTTTGTGTGCCGCAATGTATGGTGCATATGGCCAAATGTTACCAGAGGAACAGTTTTACCTGCATTGAGAGTCAGAGAAATTGCCTCTGCTAAATCTGGATCGCCATAATCGCCACCAATCGGATGCCAGTCTTTGCCACAAGGATCTTCTGGGCGATCACCTAATCCAGAAGGGCCATTATGACCGACAAAAATAATTGTCTCATAGGCAGCACTTTTTACAGCTTGAAAAATCTGGGTAGCAGATTCATCAAGATCGCTCACACCATATCTTTGTTTGCAGATATCTGCAAATTTCCATTCTGGGCCACCCCAGCTAAAGGGACGTCCCCCTACTACTGTTAAATTAAAAGTGGGAAAATCACGCTTCCCGTAGCCAACATGGGCTTCACCTAATAAATCTAACTGTTGCTGTACCCAGTCTTCTTGGGAGCGATCGTAGGGACACTTTTTCCGCCCCCATTCCGTAGCAGTGTACCAAGCATCGTGGTTGCCCATGACTGCTGCTTTGGGAATCTCAAGGGAGGCGATCGCTCTTACCACTTCTACCGATTCGTTGCCAAAATCCCCGACAAACAGCACTAAGTCAACACCGAGATGCTTAAGTGCAATACCATCTTCGACTTCCCATTGGTCGTGAACATCTCCAACTACAGCGATTTTCAAGGTTTTTGAATTAGTTGTCTGAACGATCATGCCACTTTCCTTGCCATATGTTTCCAGCTTAGGCAATTTACGAGGGTTTTGACACAACTTTGCCAAAGAGAGTATGACCCACCAGTCATTTTTGGTAAAAACTACTATAATTACTTAGATAAGACAACTACTAGCAAGATTAAGCTACGCTAAACTGTGTTTACAACTGCACTTGTTCAACGAGACAAAAACCAACCAGGTGCCTTACCACTGGATTTATTTGCAGCTATTAAGAACCTAAAAAAAGAACTGAATGCGGTAATCCTGGCACATTACTATCAAGAGCCAGATATCCAGGATATAGCAGACTTTATCGGAGATTCATTACAACTAGCAAAAGCAGCAGCAAACACTAATGCTGATGTTATTGTCTTTGCTGGTGTTCACTTCATGGCAGAGACGGCAAAGATTCTCAACCCCGACAAAATGGTACTTTTACCAGATTTGAGTGCTGGTTGTTCTTTAGCAGACAGTTGCCCTCCAAAGGAATTTGCGGCTTTTAAAGCCGCTCATCCAGATCATCTGGTGGTTTCTTACATCAATTGTTCGGCCGAAATTAAGGCCATGAGTGATATTATTTGCACTAGTTCCAATGCTATGAGAATTGTGCAGCAAATACCACAGAATGTACCGATTATTTTTGCTCCCGATCGCAATTTAGGACGGTACGTGATGGAACAAACCGGTCGAGATTTGGTGCTTTGGCAAGGTAGCTGCATTGTGCATGAAACCTTCTCAGAAAAAAAGATTGTGCAGCTAAAAATAGCACATCCAGAAGCAGAAGCGATCGCTCACCCAGAATGCGAACCTACTGTATTGCGCCATGCCAGTTTTATTGGTTCTACAGCAGCCCTACTCAAGTACTGTCAAGAAAGTCAAACTCAAGAATTTATAGTTGCTACTGAGCCGGGTATCATTCACCAAATGCAAAAAGCAGCACCTCAAAAGCATTTTATTCCTGCCCCACCGATTAATAATTGCAATTGCAATGAGTGTCCTTTTATGCGTTTGAATACCTTAGAAAAGCTTTATTTAGCGATGAAAAATCGTGCGCCAGAAATTACTATGTCAGAGGAGATACGACTGGCAGCATTGCGTCCAATTCAGCGGATGTTAGAGATGAGTGTTTAATCAGGTTGAGTTTGATGATTTGTAGAGACGTGAGCGATCGCGTCTCTACATGTCTCTATATAACTATGCTGGGTTACATAAAATGTAAGCAAAAGTAATTTAAAAATAATATTGGGTTGAGTGAACAAAACCCAGTCTATTCTTATCAGACCGTACTTTTTTTAAAATTAAATATAAATAGTTCAGAATATTGTTAATGTTGTTGCCAATGTGGGAATCATTACAGTAAAGAGAATGTAATAAATAAGCTATCTATATATGGCAAGAGGAGACCACATTTACGTTCACTTTTATTTGGTGGGCATTCCATACAAACACCACGGTATTGATTGCGGTGACGAAACAGTCATTCATTATTCAGAAGGAATAATTTGCTGAACTACAATTCAACAATTTAGTCAAGGTAAAAAGATTTATAAATTGCCATATGAGCATTGTGACTCACCAGAACTTGTAATGATACGTGCAGAAAGCGGGTTAGGAGAATGCAAGTATCATTTGTTTTTCAATAACTGCGAACACTTTGCAAGCTGGTGTAAAACTGGACATGAGGAGTCGAAACAAGTGAAGCCATTACTAGATGTATTAGATGATTTCTTTAAATGGCGAATGGCAGATAAACAACATCAACATTATCAAGATTTAATTGCCAGATATAATTACATTATTCGGGAATTAAACCATAAATTAAGACAACGTGAGTTCAGACAAAGAGGAGCAATTGTTTCTAATAATTTAGAATACAAAGTAATTCATACAAATAATTCTGTGCGTTCAAAAGAGGAAGTTATTAGACAAACATCACAAGATAATACTCTTATTACAGACAAATTTGATTATCGAATACTTGAGATTTTGCTCAAAGAAAGTTGTTGGCAAGAAGCTGATGAACTAACAACTTATGCAATGCTAAAAGTATCCAATAGAGATTATGAGAGATATTTTTGCCTAATAGATATTGCTAATTTTCCGCGTGAGCATTTATTAATAATTGATAAATTGTGGCTAGAATATAGCCGAAATTTATTTGGTTTTAGTGTACAAAAGAAAATTTATCAAAATTTAGGCGGAACCCAGGATTACCAATACGAAACTTGAGAAAGATTTAGTAACAAAGTTGGTTGGCGCATGAATAATATACCAATATTATATGAGCAACTTTGTTTTGGGATAAATGCACCAAAAGGAAATTTCCCACATGGCAAAAAAATTGGTTTTGAAGTAATAGGATTTCTTGCAATCATTTAGCCAATAATATTAATTATTGACTACGTACTTCAGGATTGGATTACGGCAGTTTCACGGCTGATGTAAAAGCAGCTCTTTCAAAGTTGAATAAACCTAACTTGTCCTTAGATTAATTGCCTTTTCCATAGCATATATCATCCAACAAAAAACTTAAGATTTACTTTTCTCTGCCTCTTGCTGGGCTGCCTGACTGTACTGCTGATACAACTTAGTCCGAATTTGCGCTTCTTTATAACGACTATGACTAGGCAATACTTGACTCATTAAATCTGAAGCCCTTTGCCAATTAGCAGCTATTTCTAACCATTGAGTTGAGCTTTTAGCTACTTTACCAGCAGCAGAAGCTTGGTTAGCTATTCGTACTGCTTCTAAAAATATGTCTTCTTTTGGTAAATCTTGACTTTGAGATTTCTGTTGTTTACTATTTGCTGGCTTTGAAGCTTGTGCTATTGGATATGTCGATTTTTGTGTTGTTTGTTTAAATTTTCTATATAGTAGATTATAACCAACCC
This window harbors:
- a CDS encoding TIGR04168 family protein; this translates as MIVQTTNSKTLKIAVVGDVHDQWEVEDGIALKHLGVDLVLFVGDFGNESVEVVRAIASLEIPKAAVMGNHDAWYTATEWGRKKCPYDRSQEDWVQQQLDLLGEAHVGYGKRDFPTFNLTVVGGRPFSWGGPEWKFADICKQRYGVSDLDESATQIFQAVKSAAYETIIFVGHNGPSGLGDRPEDPCGKDWHPIGGDYGDPDLAEAISLTLNAGKTVPLVTFGHMHHTLRHTKKMLRKRVFRSPEGIIYLNAASVPRIVEDGGEKLRNFSIVLLEDGVATQASCVWVGNDFKIASEEILYERSRSVVQSA
- the nadA gene encoding quinolinate synthase NadA — translated: MFTTALVQRDKNQPGALPLDLFAAIKNLKKELNAVILAHYYQEPDIQDIADFIGDSLQLAKAAANTNADVIVFAGVHFMAETAKILNPDKMVLLPDLSAGCSLADSCPPKEFAAFKAAHPDHLVVSYINCSAEIKAMSDIICTSSNAMRIVQQIPQNVPIIFAPDRNLGRYVMEQTGRDLVLWQGSCIVHETFSEKKIVQLKIAHPEAEAIAHPECEPTVLRHASFIGSTAALLKYCQESQTQEFIVATEPGIIHQMQKAAPQKHFIPAPPINNCNCNECPFMRLNTLEKLYLAMKNRAPEITMSEEIRLAALRPIQRMLEMSV
- a CDS encoding GUN4 domain-containing protein, yielding MADKQHQHYQDLIARYNYIIRELNHKLRQREFRQRGAIVSNNLEYKVIHTNNSVRSKEEVIRQTSQDNTLITDKFDYRILEILLKESCWQEADELTTYAMLKVSNRDYERYFCLIDIANFPREHLLIIDKLWLEYSRNLFGFSVQKKIYQNLGGTQDYQYET